In Actinomadura citrea, a single window of DNA contains:
- a CDS encoding RodZ domain-containing protein: MAALALLIVGGMALVNAIMSEPDKKGPATGASPSGGGGRTTPSSNETTTSPTAPLPLVIRVTGQPTTVVVRVADAGGKVLANSTLNTGDTLQFKEAPLQVVALNGGSLQVAIYGKVQPREPNGQRAQWLVKAR; this comes from the coding sequence ATGGCTGCCTTGGCCCTGCTCATCGTCGGGGGCATGGCCCTGGTCAACGCGATCATGAGCGAGCCCGACAAGAAGGGCCCGGCGACGGGGGCCTCGCCGTCGGGTGGCGGCGGGCGGACCACGCCCAGCAGCAACGAGACCACGACGTCGCCCACGGCGCCGCTCCCGCTGGTGATCCGCGTGACCGGGCAGCCCACGACGGTCGTCGTCCGCGTCGCCGACGCCGGCGGCAAGGTGCTCGCCAACAGCACGCTCAACACCGGCGACACCCTGCAGTTCAAGGAGGCGCCCCTGCAGGTCGTCGCCCTCAACGGCGGCTCCCTGCAGGTCGCGATCTACGGCAAGGTCCAGCCGCGCGAGCCGAACGGCCAGCGCGCCCAGTGGCTCGTCAAGGCCCGCTAG
- a CDS encoding DedA family protein: protein MDLTALPLDITEWLHPTAWLQLFGTFATIGVLAIIFAETGLLVGCILPGDSLLFTAGILTAVSTVNGQEFQSLSLPWLLVGGPVAAIAGAQLGHFLGARYGRRLFDRPDSRIFKQEWVEKAEHYFNRFGPAKAVVLARFIPIVRTFLNPLAGMLGMDAKKFFIWNAIGGIVWTDALFLLGHFLGSEVPDVEKYILPGVAVILVLSVIPIIREVLKGRKADHGPNKNGPEESRPSLSGDSYR from the coding sequence GTGGATCTCACTGCCCTTCCCCTTGACATCACCGAGTGGCTGCATCCCACCGCATGGCTGCAGCTTTTCGGCACGTTCGCGACGATCGGCGTGCTCGCCATCATCTTCGCGGAGACCGGCCTGCTGGTCGGCTGCATCCTTCCGGGCGACTCGCTGCTGTTCACGGCGGGGATCCTCACGGCGGTCTCGACCGTCAACGGCCAGGAGTTCCAGTCGCTGTCGCTGCCCTGGCTGCTGGTCGGCGGCCCGGTGGCGGCGATCGCCGGCGCCCAGCTCGGCCACTTCCTCGGCGCCCGCTACGGCCGCAGGCTCTTCGACCGGCCCGACTCGCGCATCTTCAAGCAGGAGTGGGTGGAGAAGGCCGAGCACTACTTCAACCGGTTCGGCCCCGCGAAGGCGGTGGTGCTGGCCCGATTCATCCCGATTGTCCGGACGTTCCTGAACCCGCTCGCCGGGATGCTCGGCATGGACGCGAAGAAATTCTTCATCTGGAACGCGATCGGCGGCATCGTCTGGACGGACGCGCTGTTCCTCCTCGGCCACTTCCTCGGGTCCGAAGTGCCCGACGTTGAGAAATACATCCTCCCGGGCGTAGCGGTCATCCTGGTTCTCTCGGTCATTCCGATCATTCGGGAGGTCCTGAAGGGCCGCAAAGCGGACCACGGTCCGAATAAGAATGGTCCGGAAGAGTCCCGTCCGTCGCTCAGCGGTGACAGTTATCGCTAA